In Desulfobacteraceae bacterium, the sequence TCCTGCCGGGGTTGGACGAAACCCAAGCCTTGCAAAAAGCGCTTGAGATCCGATCGCGGGTCAAGGAGAGCATCTATGTCCTGAACCGCGGCATCCAGGTGCGCCTGCAGGCCAGTTACGGGGTGGCGACCTTTCCCCGACACGCCGCGGACTCAAACGGCTTGATCGCCGCGGCCGACCACGCACTTTTCGCCGTTAAGAAAGGCGGCAAAAACGGCGTCGGCCAATATCAGGAACCGTAGCCGGTGCTGCGCGGTGCAATCCCGCGGGCTGCCGTCCATCCCCTTGCGGGCCATCGCCTGTGACCGATGCCAGGAGCCCCCATGACTTTCAAAACCAAGCGTTTTCCCTTCTATGTCGGCATCACCACCCTGGTGACCATCATCGTGACGGCCTTGAGCGGCCTCTTCTTATGGATCAGCCACCGGGAAAGCAAAACGGCGGCGATCCAGATGGCCGACCGCCTTTTTTCGGAA encodes:
- a CDS encoding diguanylate cyclase, coding for LPGLDETQALQKALEIRSRVKESIYVLNRGIQVRLQASYGVATFPRHAADSNGLIAAADHALFAVKKGGKNGVGQYQEP